Genomic window (Mycolicibacterium smegmatis):
CGACGTAGCGCCTGACGTTCCATCAACTGTCGCAGCAGTTCGACGATCGTGAGCACCAAACGGCCCAGGTCCCGCCCGACGTCCTCGGGATCCATCTCGATACGGCCGCTCTTCTTCTCCATCAGCGTGGCTCTGTCACGGGTTCCATCAGGGTGCCCACCGAACTGATCAGCGCCCGCAGCGAGATGTGCACCAGGTCGACGTCGGCGAGGCTGATCGTCAGATCACCCGCGATCACCACGCCGCCTGCCAGCAGACGGTCGAGCAGGTCGACCAGCGCGACGTCATCGGTCCTCGGCGCGTGGATGCTCTCGACCGTCATGGCTGCCCCAGGCTCGTGAACGAGTAGGGCGCCCACGGGCCCGTGATCTCCAGACGCAGGTGGTCGCCGTTCGCCGCGTCGACCCGCTGCGCCAGCCGTACGGCGCCGTCGTCGTCCACGAGATAGGCGGCGTTGAGCACCATTTCGTCGCTGCGACCGGTGAGCCGGGGATCCTGTGGTGGATACAGCCGGTGGTCGGCGGCGAGCCCGGCCAACTCGTGGTGGAGTTCGTCGGCCGCCTCGGCCACGTGCTCACGACGTTGTGCGACGCGGGCACGTTCGGTCCGGCGACGCATCAGGTACGACGTACCGGGCCTGTCCGACGGGGTGTCCGGTGAATCCGTCTCCGCGGCCTCGGGAGCGGGAGCGGGAGCGGCGTAGCCTTTGACTCCCCACTCCGTGCGACCGCGGATCCGGTCGAGCGTCTCGGCCAGTTCGTCACGACGTTCACGGAGGAGTTCGTGCACACCTGAGTCTGAGTGGTAGACCGTCGCCATCCGCACCGGCGCGATCGAATGTGCCTGTGCGGCACGGTCGACCACCTCGTGGTGCGCGCGGGCCAGCTTCTCGAGCCAGCCCAGGTCCTCCAGGTGGGCCCGGATGGCCTGTTCGCTGAACCGCTCGCGGTCCACGGACGCGACGATCGCGGCCAGCGGTCCCTCGACGACGGTACGCACCTGTGCGTCATCGACCCCGACCATGCCGCCGACCATGTCGGCGTCGGTGCGTTCAGACTCCCCGACGTCCAGGTTCGGTGTCCATGGTGAACACTCGGTAGAAGTAGGCGACACTGTCGGTGTCGCCGTTGTCGACGCGCTTGAACGCTTTCCCGATGGGGTTCGCATGTGTCGCAGTGGACGCGCGATAGTTGGTGAGCGGACCCATGTTGCGAACGAGATCGGGTGGGGTGTCGACCCATTCGTAGCCGGCGTTGCGGACGAGCACCTCGCCGACGTAGCAGCCGAACGCGAAGATGGTCTCGGCCACCGCGTCGGAACCCGGCTCCCGTAACTCTTCCAGGATTCCGTCCACGAGACTCAGTGAGGAGCAATGATCAATACCTGTGGATGAGCCTCGGTGTGGGGGCGTGAAGATGGGCGCACCTTCCCGGGGATGATCTTCACGGAATCAGGTATTCGATCAAGACCGGCGTTGGCGCGCTGGTTGGGAAGGTACGCCCATGCTCACCGTAGTTCACGACACCGAGGACGCCAACGACAAGGCCAGCGGTGCTGGTCGGTCGTTGTTGGATGAGATCGTCCGCGACGGGGCCCGGCAGATGCTGGCCGCGGCGTTGCAGGCCGAGGTCGCCGCCTACGTGGCGCAGTTCGCCGATCAACTCGACGAGAACGGTCACCGGTTGGTGGTGCGAAACGGCTATCACCAGCCCCGGGAGGTGCTGACCGCCGCCGGCGCGGTGCAGGTGAAAGCGCCGCGGGTCAACGACCGCCGTGTCGACCCCGACACCGGTGAACGCAAGCGGTTCTCCTCGGCGATCCTGCCGGCCTGGGCGCGCAAGTCGCCGCAGATGAGCGAGGTACTGCCGCTGCTGTACCTGCACGGCCTGTCGAGCAACGATTTCACCCCTGCCCTCGAGCAGTTCCTCGGCTCCGGCGCTGGGCTGTCGGCCAGCACGATCACCCGGCTCACGGCGCAGTGGCAAGACGAGGCCCGCGCGTTTGGGGCCCGCGACCTCTCGGCCACTGATTACGTGTATCTGTGGGTCGACGGCATTCACCTCAAGGTGCGGCTGGACCAGGAAAAGCTCTGTCTGCTGGTGATGCTGGGCGTGCGTGCTGATGGCCGCAAGGAGCTCGTGGCGATCACCGACGGCTACCGCGAGTCGGCCGAGTCGTGGGCCGATCTGTTGCGCGACTGCAAGCGCCGCGGCATGACCGCCCCCGTACTCGCGATCGGCGATGGCGCGCTCGGGTTCTGGAAAGCAGTCCGCGAGGTTTTCCCGGCCACCAAAGAGCAGCGGTGCTGGTTTCATAAGCAGGCCAATGTTCTTGCTGCACTGCCGAAATCAGCGCACCCGTCGGCGCTGGCGGCGATCAAGGAGATCTACAACGCCGAGGATATCGACAAGGCCCAGATCGCGGTCAAGGCCTTCGAGGCCGACTTCGGCGCGAAGTATCCCAAGGCGGTCGCTAAGATCACCGACGACCTCGATGTGCTGCTGGAATTCTACAAGTATCCGGCCGAACATTGGATTCATCTGCGAACGACGAATCCGATCGAATCCACCTTTGCCACAGTGCGTTTGAGGACCAAGGTCACCAAGGGGCCCGGATCACGAGCGGCCGGACTAGCGATGGCCTACAAGCTCATCGACGCCGCCGCGGCCCGCTGGCGTGCCGTCAACGCCCCACACCTGGTCGCCCTGGTCCGCGCCGGCGCGGTCTTCCATAAAGGCAGACTGCTCGAACGACCCACCGACATCACCCCGCCAACATCGCCCTCAGACGGCGGTCAGCACGCCGGAACGGAGGTCGCCTGAAACACCCCGATCCACAGGTATTGACAATTCCTCCTCAGTGAGGCCGGGGCGTAGCCGAGTTCGATGCCGGACACGTTGCGGGCGGCATCAACGGCCCGCTGGGCGAGTTCGGCGGCATGCTCCGGATCTGGTGGTGCCGGAAGCCGCAGTCCCCGTCCCGCCCATGCCGGCCCGGTCACGACGGGGCCTGGAACGGCGACTTGAGCTGCTTCGAGGTCAATCGCCCGCATGACCGCCAGCCGCGCTTGGTGATCAGGCGTGAGCACTGTCCGGACGCCGTCGAACGACACAGCTTGATCTGAATCGTCCTGAATGTGACCTACCCCGGTGGGGTGGGGCGATTCGGTCACGGTCTGTCTCCCTTTGACTGTCTCTTGGCCGCAACGAGGTGAGGCGGTGGCGAGCCTGGCCCGTTCTTCTGCCCGTGTTCCCAGAGCTGTTGTGCGAACGACAGGTACACCTCGACGGAGTCGAGGGTGAGGTTTCCGACCTCCCGCTTGCCGCCGTAGAAGCCCGGCACAGTTGCTCCCGCGCACGAGTCGAACGCCAGCTGGTCGATGCCCGCAGCTTCCATCCATTCGCGGAACAGGTCGGGCAGCAAGAAGTCATGCGCGATCGGAACGCTCAGCGCGCCCTCGAACGACTCCACGTCCACCCACGGCGTGACCGAGCCGTCGAAAGGATCGAGAACCACCACGGTGCGCAACGTTTGGCTGCTGTCAGACGCCCCCTCGACCGTGAGCCGAGTCGTCACGGCGAACTGCCGTGCCAGCCAGTCGAACGCGAACACCTCGGCGGCGAGTCCTCGCGCACCGCACATCGCATCGACAGCTACTTGCGCTGCGGGCGCGGAGTCGGCGTCGTGGAACCGGAGCAGGCCGCGGTTCATGGAGCACCCACACAGGCCGCGGTCGGCGAAGGTGCCGCCGACCAGGCCGGGTCGCCACTGGGCATCTGGCCGTGTGGGCGGATGGAATGAGAAGTCCATCGCGGTAATCAGTCCAACTGGTGAGAGAACGTCGACATGTCCTTGCGCGTGGAGAACCGGGTCGCCACTCGCCGTCTTCGTCGTCTTCGAGCGGCGGGCGTGGCTCGCGCATCACCGACACCGCCCAGATCACGCCGTGGACCACCGCTACGACGATCGACTCCGCCGAGCATTGTCACGCTGACCGGACCACGATGAACTGATCAGGTTCGAGCATCACGTTGTCGTACCGGAATTTAGTGGACGAGGACGCATCCGGCAGGCTGACGTCGACTGCGTAACCCTCCACGGGGTGCTGAAATACCTCTACGACCACCCCGCGTGTCCCTTTCGGAATCTGCCAAGACTGCGTTTCGCCGGGCACGTCCACCAGAAGTTCGACGCTGTCGTTGACTCTGGCCTTCATCACTTCCACACCTTCAGGAAGTTTGTGATCATGCGTGGCACTCCGTTCTCGACTTGCCATACGGTGACGAGTGTTCCATCACCCGATGGCCCGCTGATGGGGACATTCACTTGAAACCGAGGAATTGTCAATACCTGTGGATCGGGGTGTTTCAGGCGACCTCCGTTCCGGCGTGCTGACCGCCGTCTGAGGGCGATGTTGGCGGGGTGATGTCGGTGGGTCGTTCGAGCAGTCTGCCTTTATGGAAGACCGCGCCGGCGCGGACCAGGGCGACCAGGTGTGGGGCGTTGACGGCACGCCAGCGGGCCGCGGCGGCGTCGATGAGCTTGTAGGCCATCGCTAGTCCGGCCGCTCGTGATCCGGGCCCCTTGGTGACCTTGGTCCTCAAACGCACTGTGGCAAAGGTGGATTCGATCGGATTCGTCGTTCGCAGATGAATCCAATGTTCGGCCGGATACTTGTAGAATTCCAGCAGCACATCGAGGTCGTCGGTGATCTTAGCGACCGCCTTGGGATACTTCGCGCCGAAGTCGGCCTCGAAGGCCTTGACCGCGATCTGGGCCTTGTCGATATCCTCGGCGTTGTAGATCTCCTTGATCGCCGCCAGCGCCGACGGGTGCGCTGATTTCGGCAGTGCAGCAAGAACATTGGCCTGCTTATGAAACCAGCACCGCTGCTCTTTGGTGGCCGGGAAAACCTCGCGGACTGCTTTCCAGAACCCGAGCGCGCCATCGCCGATCGCGAGTACGGGGGCGGTCATGCCGCGGCGCTTGCAGTCGCGCAACAGATCGGCCCACGACTCGGCCGACTCGCGGTAGCCGTCGGTGATCGCCACGAGCTCCTTGCGGCCATCAGCACGCACGCCCAGCATCACCAGCAGACAGAGCTTTTCCTGGTCCAGCCGCACCTTGAGGTGAATGCCGTCGACCCACAGATACACGTAATCAGTGGCCGAGAGGTCGCGGGCCCCAAACGCGCGGGCCTCGTCTTGCCACTGCGCCGTGAGCCGGGTGATCGTGCTGGCCGACAGCCCAGCGCCGGAGCCGAGGAACTGCTCGAGGGCAGGGGTGAAATCGTTGCTCGACAGGCCGTGCAGGTACAGCAGCGGCAGTACCTCGCTCATCTGCGGCGACTTGCGCGCCCAGGCCGGCAGGATCGCCGAGGAGAACCGCTTGCGTTCACCGGTGTCGGGGTCGACACGGCGGTCGTTGACCCGCGGCGCTTTCACCTGCACCGCGCCGGCGGCGGTCAGCACCTCCCGGGGCTGGTGATAGCCGTTTCGCACCACCAACCGGTGACCGTTCTCGTCGAGTTGATCGGCGAACTGCGCCACGTAGGCGGCGACCTCGGCCTGCAA
Coding sequences:
- a CDS encoding GvpL/GvpF family gas vesicle protein, with the translated sequence MVGVDDAQVRTVVEGPLAAIVASVDRERFSEQAIRAHLEDLGWLEKLARAHHEVVDRAAQAHSIAPVRMATVYHSDSGVHELLRERRDELAETLDRIRGRTEWGVKGYAAPAPAPEAAETDSPDTPSDRPGTSYLMRRRTERARVAQRREHVAEAADELHHELAGLAADHRLYPPQDPRLTGRSDEMVLNAAYLVDDDGAVRLAQRVDAANGDHLRLEITGPWAPYSFTSLGQP
- a CDS encoding IS256 family transposase, whose translation is MLTVVHDTEDANDKASGAGRSLLDEIVRDGARQMLAAALQAEVAAYVAQFADQLDENGHRLVVRNGYHQPREVLTAAGAVQVKAPRVNDRRVDPDTGERKRFSSAILPAWARKSPQMSEVLPLLYLHGLSSNDFTPALEQFLGSGAGLSASTITRLTAQWQDEARAFGARDLSATDYVYLWVDGIHLKVRLDQEKLCLLVMLGVRADGRKELVAITDGYRESAESWADLLRDCKRRGMTAPVLAIGDGALGFWKAVREVFPATKEQRCWFHKQANVLAALPKSAHPSALAAIKEIYNAEDIDKAQIAVKAFEADFGAKYPKAVAKITDDLDVLLEFYKYPAEHWIHLRTTNPIESTFATVRLRTKVTKGPGSRAAGLAMAYKLIDAAAARWRAVNAPHLVALVRAGAVFHKGRLLERPTDITPPTSPSDGGQHAGTEVA
- a CDS encoding IS256 family transposase, whose translation is MLTVVHDTEDANDKASGAGRSLLDEIVRDGARQMLAAALQAEVAAYVAQFADQLDENGHRLVVRNGYHQPREVLTAAGAVQVKAPRVNDRRVDPDTGERKRFSSAILPAWARKSPQMSEVLPLLYLHGLSSNDFTPALEQFLGSGAGLSASTITRLTAQWQDEARAFGARDLSATDYVYLWVDGIHLKVRLDQEKLCLLVMLGVRADGRKELVAITDGYRESAESWADLLRDCKRRGMTAPVLAIGDGALGFWKAVREVFPATKEQRCWFHKQANVLAALPKSAHPSALAAIKEIYNAEDIDKAQIAVKAFEADFGAKYPKAVAKITDDLDVLLEFYKYPAEHWIHLRTTNPIESTFATVRLRTKVTKGPGSRAAGLAMAYKLIDAAAARWRAVNAPHLVALVRAGAVFHKGRLLERPTDITPPTSPSDGGQHAGTEVA
- a CDS encoding gas vesicle protein, whose amino-acid sequence is MTVESIHAPRTDDVALVDLLDRLLAGGVVIAGDLTISLADVDLVHISLRALISSVGTLMEPVTEPR